In the genome of Pseudorasbora parva isolate DD20220531a chromosome 10, ASM2467924v1, whole genome shotgun sequence, one region contains:
- the amy2al1 gene encoding amyAc_bac_euk_AmyA and Aamy_C domain-containing protein isoform X3, producing the protein MIPHEPVTRTMKLLIVAILVGLCLAQHNPNTKHNRTSIVHLFEWRWADIAEECERYLAPNGYGGVQISPPSESIVVTNPWQPWWQRYQPISYNLCSRSGTEEELKDMITRCNNVGVNIYVDAVINHMCGASGGEGTHSSCGSYFNANKEDFPSVPYSSWDFNDYKCRTANEEIENSNDVFQIRDCRLVSLLDLALEKDYVRGKVAEYMNKLIDMGVAGFRVDACKHMWPGDLSNVYGRLKSLNTTWFLPETKPFIYQEVIEYGGEPIKASEYFELGRVTEFKYGAKLGAVIRKWDKEKLSYLKNWGEGWGFMPSDKALVFVDNHDTQRCQSAGGACVLTFSDSRLYKIASGLMLAHPYGVPSIMSSYHWDQHLVNGKDQNDWMGPPSNANGSTKPVPINPDSTCGDKWICEHRWRQIRNMVIFRNVVNGQPLSNWWDNGNNQIAFSRGDKGFIVINNDDWELNVMLDTGLPAGTYCDVISGDKSGDSCTGKQASVGSDGRATFHISQTQEDPFIALHADSKL; encoded by the exons ATGATTCCGCATGAACCTGTTACAC GCACAATGAAGCTCCTGATTGTGGCTATATTAGTTGGACTGTGTCTTGCCCAGCACAACCCAAACACTAAGCATAATAGGACCTCCATTGTTCATCTGTTTGAGTGGCGGTGGGCAGATATAGCTGAAGAATGTGAGAGATACCTGGCTCCAAATGGCTATGGAGGAGTTCAG ATCTCTCCCCCTAGTGAGAGCATTGTGGTGACTAATCCTTGGCAGCCTTGGTGGCAGAGGTATCAGCCAATCAGCTACAACTTATGCTCCAGATCAGGAACTGAGGAAGAGCTGAAGGACATGATCACACGCTGTAACAATGTTGGG GTGAACATATATGTGGATGCAGTCATAAATCACATGTGTGGAGCCTCTGGTGGAGAGGGCACTCATTCCAGCTGTGGATCATACTTCAACGCCAACAAGGAGGACTTCCCTTCTGTCCCATACTCCTCATGGGACTTCAATGATTACAAGTGTAGAACTGCCAATGAAGAGATTGAAAACTCCAACGATGTTTTCCAG ATTAGAGATTGTCGCTTGGTGAGTCTCCTGGATTTGGCCCTAGAGAAGGACTATGTTAGAGGAAAAGTGGCTGAATACATGAACAAACTGATCGACATGGGTGTGGCTGGATTCAGAGTAGATGCTTGTAAGCACATGTGGCCTGGTGACCTTAGTAACGTCTACGGCAGACTCAAGAGCCTGAATACCACTTGGTTTTTACCTGAGACCAAGCCCTTTATTTATCAAGAG gtTATCGAGTATGGTGGAGAGCCCATAAAAGCCAGTGAATATTTTGAACTCGGAAGAGTGACAGAGTTCAAGTACGGTGCAAAACTAGGCGCCGTCATTCGTAAATGGGACAAAGAAAAGCTAAGCTATCTTAA GAACTGGGGAGAGGGATGGGGTTTCATGCCCTCTGATAAAGCCTTGGTGTTTGTGGACAATCATGATACTCAGAGATGCCAAAGTGCTGGTGGAGCTTGTGTTCTGACATTTTCGGACTCTAG GCTTTATAAGATTGCTTCAGGGCTCATGTTGGCTCACCCATACGGTGTCCCTAGCATCATGTCTAGTTACCATTGGGATCAACATTTGGTGAATGGAAAG GATCAGAATGACTGGATGGGTCCTCCAAGCAATGCCAATGGATCCACTAAGCCAGTACCCATCAACCCAGACTCCACCTGTGGGGACAAGTGGATATGTGAGCACAGGTGGCGCCAAATCAG GAATATGGTGATTTTTCGCAATGTGGTCAATGGTCAGCCTCTCTCCAATTGGTGGGACAACGGTAATAATCAGATCGCCTTTAGCCGCGGCGACAAGGGATTCATTGTCATCAACAATGATGATTG GGAACTGAATGTGATGCTGGACACTGGCCTGCCCGCCGGCACGTACTGTGATGTCATCTCTGGAGACAAGAGTGGGGACAGCTGCACAGGGAAACAGGCGTCAGTGGGTTCTGATGGACGTGCCACTTTCCACATCAGCCAAACACAGGAGGATCCATTCATTGCCCTCCATGCTGACTCGAAACTGTAG
- the amy2al1 gene encoding amyAc_bac_euk_AmyA and Aamy_C domain-containing protein isoform X2: MNLLHVSWEKCVVVLFFGTMKLLIVAILVGLCLAQHNPNTKHNRTSIVHLFEWRWADIAEECERYLAPNGYGGVQISPPSESIVVTNPWQPWWQRYQPISYNLCSRSGTEEELKDMITRCNNVGVNIYVDAVINHMCGASGGEGTHSSCGSYFNANKEDFPSVPYSSWDFNDYKCRTANEEIENSNDVFQIRDCRLVSLLDLALEKDYVRGKVAEYMNKLIDMGVAGFRVDACKHMWPGDLSNVYGRLKSLNTTWFLPETKPFIYQEVIEYGGEPIKASEYFELGRVTEFKYGAKLGAVIRKWDKEKLSYLKNWGEGWGFMPSDKALVFVDNHDTQRCQSAGGACVLTFSDSRLYKIASGLMLAHPYGVPSIMSSYHWDQHLVNGKDQNDWMGPPSNANGSTKPVPINPDSTCGDKWICEHRWRQIRNMVIFRNVVNGQPLSNWWDNGNNQIAFSRGDKGFIVINNDDWELNVMLDTGLPAGTYCDVISGDKSGDSCTGKQASVGSDGRATFHISQTQEDPFIALHADSKL; the protein is encoded by the exons ATGAACCTGTTACACGTGAGCTGGGAGAAATGTGTCGTAGTTCTGTTTTTTG GCACAATGAAGCTCCTGATTGTGGCTATATTAGTTGGACTGTGTCTTGCCCAGCACAACCCAAACACTAAGCATAATAGGACCTCCATTGTTCATCTGTTTGAGTGGCGGTGGGCAGATATAGCTGAAGAATGTGAGAGATACCTGGCTCCAAATGGCTATGGAGGAGTTCAG ATCTCTCCCCCTAGTGAGAGCATTGTGGTGACTAATCCTTGGCAGCCTTGGTGGCAGAGGTATCAGCCAATCAGCTACAACTTATGCTCCAGATCAGGAACTGAGGAAGAGCTGAAGGACATGATCACACGCTGTAACAATGTTGGG GTGAACATATATGTGGATGCAGTCATAAATCACATGTGTGGAGCCTCTGGTGGAGAGGGCACTCATTCCAGCTGTGGATCATACTTCAACGCCAACAAGGAGGACTTCCCTTCTGTCCCATACTCCTCATGGGACTTCAATGATTACAAGTGTAGAACTGCCAATGAAGAGATTGAAAACTCCAACGATGTTTTCCAG ATTAGAGATTGTCGCTTGGTGAGTCTCCTGGATTTGGCCCTAGAGAAGGACTATGTTAGAGGAAAAGTGGCTGAATACATGAACAAACTGATCGACATGGGTGTGGCTGGATTCAGAGTAGATGCTTGTAAGCACATGTGGCCTGGTGACCTTAGTAACGTCTACGGCAGACTCAAGAGCCTGAATACCACTTGGTTTTTACCTGAGACCAAGCCCTTTATTTATCAAGAG gtTATCGAGTATGGTGGAGAGCCCATAAAAGCCAGTGAATATTTTGAACTCGGAAGAGTGACAGAGTTCAAGTACGGTGCAAAACTAGGCGCCGTCATTCGTAAATGGGACAAAGAAAAGCTAAGCTATCTTAA GAACTGGGGAGAGGGATGGGGTTTCATGCCCTCTGATAAAGCCTTGGTGTTTGTGGACAATCATGATACTCAGAGATGCCAAAGTGCTGGTGGAGCTTGTGTTCTGACATTTTCGGACTCTAG GCTTTATAAGATTGCTTCAGGGCTCATGTTGGCTCACCCATACGGTGTCCCTAGCATCATGTCTAGTTACCATTGGGATCAACATTTGGTGAATGGAAAG GATCAGAATGACTGGATGGGTCCTCCAAGCAATGCCAATGGATCCACTAAGCCAGTACCCATCAACCCAGACTCCACCTGTGGGGACAAGTGGATATGTGAGCACAGGTGGCGCCAAATCAG GAATATGGTGATTTTTCGCAATGTGGTCAATGGTCAGCCTCTCTCCAATTGGTGGGACAACGGTAATAATCAGATCGCCTTTAGCCGCGGCGACAAGGGATTCATTGTCATCAACAATGATGATTG GGAACTGAATGTGATGCTGGACACTGGCCTGCCCGCCGGCACGTACTGTGATGTCATCTCTGGAGACAAGAGTGGGGACAGCTGCACAGGGAAACAGGCGTCAGTGGGTTCTGATGGACGTGCCACTTTCCACATCAGCCAAACACAGGAGGATCCATTCATTGCCCTCCATGCTGACTCGAAACTGTAG
- the amy2al1 gene encoding amyAc_bac_euk_AmyA and Aamy_C domain-containing protein isoform X1, giving the protein MCCVGTMKLLIVAILVGLCLAQHNPNTKHNRTSIVHLFEWRWADIAEECERYLAPNGYGGVQISPPSESIVVTNPWQPWWQRYQPISYNLCSRSGTEEELKDMITRCNNVGVNIYVDAVINHMCGASGGEGTHSSCGSYFNANKEDFPSVPYSSWDFNDYKCRTANEEIENSNDVFQIRDCRLVSLLDLALEKDYVRGKVAEYMNKLIDMGVAGFRVDACKHMWPGDLSNVYGRLKSLNTTWFLPETKPFIYQEVIEYGGEPIKASEYFELGRVTEFKYGAKLGAVIRKWDKEKLSYLKNWGEGWGFMPSDKALVFVDNHDTQRCQSAGGACVLTFSDSRLYKIASGLMLAHPYGVPSIMSSYHWDQHLVNGKDQNDWMGPPSNANGSTKPVPINPDSTCGDKWICEHRWRQIRNMVIFRNVVNGQPLSNWWDNGNNQIAFSRGDKGFIVINNDDWELNVMLDTGLPAGTYCDVISGDKSGDSCTGKQASVGSDGRATFHISQTQEDPFIALHADSKL; this is encoded by the exons ATGTGCTGTGTTG GCACAATGAAGCTCCTGATTGTGGCTATATTAGTTGGACTGTGTCTTGCCCAGCACAACCCAAACACTAAGCATAATAGGACCTCCATTGTTCATCTGTTTGAGTGGCGGTGGGCAGATATAGCTGAAGAATGTGAGAGATACCTGGCTCCAAATGGCTATGGAGGAGTTCAG ATCTCTCCCCCTAGTGAGAGCATTGTGGTGACTAATCCTTGGCAGCCTTGGTGGCAGAGGTATCAGCCAATCAGCTACAACTTATGCTCCAGATCAGGAACTGAGGAAGAGCTGAAGGACATGATCACACGCTGTAACAATGTTGGG GTGAACATATATGTGGATGCAGTCATAAATCACATGTGTGGAGCCTCTGGTGGAGAGGGCACTCATTCCAGCTGTGGATCATACTTCAACGCCAACAAGGAGGACTTCCCTTCTGTCCCATACTCCTCATGGGACTTCAATGATTACAAGTGTAGAACTGCCAATGAAGAGATTGAAAACTCCAACGATGTTTTCCAG ATTAGAGATTGTCGCTTGGTGAGTCTCCTGGATTTGGCCCTAGAGAAGGACTATGTTAGAGGAAAAGTGGCTGAATACATGAACAAACTGATCGACATGGGTGTGGCTGGATTCAGAGTAGATGCTTGTAAGCACATGTGGCCTGGTGACCTTAGTAACGTCTACGGCAGACTCAAGAGCCTGAATACCACTTGGTTTTTACCTGAGACCAAGCCCTTTATTTATCAAGAG gtTATCGAGTATGGTGGAGAGCCCATAAAAGCCAGTGAATATTTTGAACTCGGAAGAGTGACAGAGTTCAAGTACGGTGCAAAACTAGGCGCCGTCATTCGTAAATGGGACAAAGAAAAGCTAAGCTATCTTAA GAACTGGGGAGAGGGATGGGGTTTCATGCCCTCTGATAAAGCCTTGGTGTTTGTGGACAATCATGATACTCAGAGATGCCAAAGTGCTGGTGGAGCTTGTGTTCTGACATTTTCGGACTCTAG GCTTTATAAGATTGCTTCAGGGCTCATGTTGGCTCACCCATACGGTGTCCCTAGCATCATGTCTAGTTACCATTGGGATCAACATTTGGTGAATGGAAAG GATCAGAATGACTGGATGGGTCCTCCAAGCAATGCCAATGGATCCACTAAGCCAGTACCCATCAACCCAGACTCCACCTGTGGGGACAAGTGGATATGTGAGCACAGGTGGCGCCAAATCAG GAATATGGTGATTTTTCGCAATGTGGTCAATGGTCAGCCTCTCTCCAATTGGTGGGACAACGGTAATAATCAGATCGCCTTTAGCCGCGGCGACAAGGGATTCATTGTCATCAACAATGATGATTG GGAACTGAATGTGATGCTGGACACTGGCCTGCCCGCCGGCACGTACTGTGATGTCATCTCTGGAGACAAGAGTGGGGACAGCTGCACAGGGAAACAGGCGTCAGTGGGTTCTGATGGACGTGCCACTTTCCACATCAGCCAAACACAGGAGGATCCATTCATTGCCCTCCATGCTGACTCGAAACTGTAG
- the amy2al1 gene encoding amyAc_bac_euk_AmyA and Aamy_C domain-containing protein isoform X4: MKLLIVAILVGLCLAQHNPNTKHNRTSIVHLFEWRWADIAEECERYLAPNGYGGVQISPPSESIVVTNPWQPWWQRYQPISYNLCSRSGTEEELKDMITRCNNVGVNIYVDAVINHMCGASGGEGTHSSCGSYFNANKEDFPSVPYSSWDFNDYKCRTANEEIENSNDVFQIRDCRLVSLLDLALEKDYVRGKVAEYMNKLIDMGVAGFRVDACKHMWPGDLSNVYGRLKSLNTTWFLPETKPFIYQEVIEYGGEPIKASEYFELGRVTEFKYGAKLGAVIRKWDKEKLSYLKNWGEGWGFMPSDKALVFVDNHDTQRCQSAGGACVLTFSDSRLYKIASGLMLAHPYGVPSIMSSYHWDQHLVNGKDQNDWMGPPSNANGSTKPVPINPDSTCGDKWICEHRWRQIRNMVIFRNVVNGQPLSNWWDNGNNQIAFSRGDKGFIVINNDDWELNVMLDTGLPAGTYCDVISGDKSGDSCTGKQASVGSDGRATFHISQTQEDPFIALHADSKL, encoded by the exons ATGAAGCTCCTGATTGTGGCTATATTAGTTGGACTGTGTCTTGCCCAGCACAACCCAAACACTAAGCATAATAGGACCTCCATTGTTCATCTGTTTGAGTGGCGGTGGGCAGATATAGCTGAAGAATGTGAGAGATACCTGGCTCCAAATGGCTATGGAGGAGTTCAG ATCTCTCCCCCTAGTGAGAGCATTGTGGTGACTAATCCTTGGCAGCCTTGGTGGCAGAGGTATCAGCCAATCAGCTACAACTTATGCTCCAGATCAGGAACTGAGGAAGAGCTGAAGGACATGATCACACGCTGTAACAATGTTGGG GTGAACATATATGTGGATGCAGTCATAAATCACATGTGTGGAGCCTCTGGTGGAGAGGGCACTCATTCCAGCTGTGGATCATACTTCAACGCCAACAAGGAGGACTTCCCTTCTGTCCCATACTCCTCATGGGACTTCAATGATTACAAGTGTAGAACTGCCAATGAAGAGATTGAAAACTCCAACGATGTTTTCCAG ATTAGAGATTGTCGCTTGGTGAGTCTCCTGGATTTGGCCCTAGAGAAGGACTATGTTAGAGGAAAAGTGGCTGAATACATGAACAAACTGATCGACATGGGTGTGGCTGGATTCAGAGTAGATGCTTGTAAGCACATGTGGCCTGGTGACCTTAGTAACGTCTACGGCAGACTCAAGAGCCTGAATACCACTTGGTTTTTACCTGAGACCAAGCCCTTTATTTATCAAGAG gtTATCGAGTATGGTGGAGAGCCCATAAAAGCCAGTGAATATTTTGAACTCGGAAGAGTGACAGAGTTCAAGTACGGTGCAAAACTAGGCGCCGTCATTCGTAAATGGGACAAAGAAAAGCTAAGCTATCTTAA GAACTGGGGAGAGGGATGGGGTTTCATGCCCTCTGATAAAGCCTTGGTGTTTGTGGACAATCATGATACTCAGAGATGCCAAAGTGCTGGTGGAGCTTGTGTTCTGACATTTTCGGACTCTAG GCTTTATAAGATTGCTTCAGGGCTCATGTTGGCTCACCCATACGGTGTCCCTAGCATCATGTCTAGTTACCATTGGGATCAACATTTGGTGAATGGAAAG GATCAGAATGACTGGATGGGTCCTCCAAGCAATGCCAATGGATCCACTAAGCCAGTACCCATCAACCCAGACTCCACCTGTGGGGACAAGTGGATATGTGAGCACAGGTGGCGCCAAATCAG GAATATGGTGATTTTTCGCAATGTGGTCAATGGTCAGCCTCTCTCCAATTGGTGGGACAACGGTAATAATCAGATCGCCTTTAGCCGCGGCGACAAGGGATTCATTGTCATCAACAATGATGATTG GGAACTGAATGTGATGCTGGACACTGGCCTGCCCGCCGGCACGTACTGTGATGTCATCTCTGGAGACAAGAGTGGGGACAGCTGCACAGGGAAACAGGCGTCAGTGGGTTCTGATGGACGTGCCACTTTCCACATCAGCCAAACACAGGAGGATCCATTCATTGCCCTCCATGCTGACTCGAAACTGTAG
- the amy2al1 gene encoding amyAc_bac_euk_AmyA and Aamy_C domain-containing protein isoform X5 — MAMEEFSESIVVTNPWQPWWQRYQPISYNLCSRSGTEEELKDMITRCNNVGVNIYVDAVINHMCGASGGEGTHSSCGSYFNANKEDFPSVPYSSWDFNDYKCRTANEEIENSNDVFQIRDCRLVSLLDLALEKDYVRGKVAEYMNKLIDMGVAGFRVDACKHMWPGDLSNVYGRLKSLNTTWFLPETKPFIYQEVIEYGGEPIKASEYFELGRVTEFKYGAKLGAVIRKWDKEKLSYLKNWGEGWGFMPSDKALVFVDNHDTQRCQSAGGACVLTFSDSRLYKIASGLMLAHPYGVPSIMSSYHWDQHLVNGKDQNDWMGPPSNANGSTKPVPINPDSTCGDKWICEHRWRQIRNMVIFRNVVNGQPLSNWWDNGNNQIAFSRGDKGFIVINNDDWELNVMLDTGLPAGTYCDVISGDKSGDSCTGKQASVGSDGRATFHISQTQEDPFIALHADSKL, encoded by the exons ATGGCTATGGAGGAGTTCAG TGAGAGCATTGTGGTGACTAATCCTTGGCAGCCTTGGTGGCAGAGGTATCAGCCAATCAGCTACAACTTATGCTCCAGATCAGGAACTGAGGAAGAGCTGAAGGACATGATCACACGCTGTAACAATGTTGGG GTGAACATATATGTGGATGCAGTCATAAATCACATGTGTGGAGCCTCTGGTGGAGAGGGCACTCATTCCAGCTGTGGATCATACTTCAACGCCAACAAGGAGGACTTCCCTTCTGTCCCATACTCCTCATGGGACTTCAATGATTACAAGTGTAGAACTGCCAATGAAGAGATTGAAAACTCCAACGATGTTTTCCAG ATTAGAGATTGTCGCTTGGTGAGTCTCCTGGATTTGGCCCTAGAGAAGGACTATGTTAGAGGAAAAGTGGCTGAATACATGAACAAACTGATCGACATGGGTGTGGCTGGATTCAGAGTAGATGCTTGTAAGCACATGTGGCCTGGTGACCTTAGTAACGTCTACGGCAGACTCAAGAGCCTGAATACCACTTGGTTTTTACCTGAGACCAAGCCCTTTATTTATCAAGAG gtTATCGAGTATGGTGGAGAGCCCATAAAAGCCAGTGAATATTTTGAACTCGGAAGAGTGACAGAGTTCAAGTACGGTGCAAAACTAGGCGCCGTCATTCGTAAATGGGACAAAGAAAAGCTAAGCTATCTTAA GAACTGGGGAGAGGGATGGGGTTTCATGCCCTCTGATAAAGCCTTGGTGTTTGTGGACAATCATGATACTCAGAGATGCCAAAGTGCTGGTGGAGCTTGTGTTCTGACATTTTCGGACTCTAG GCTTTATAAGATTGCTTCAGGGCTCATGTTGGCTCACCCATACGGTGTCCCTAGCATCATGTCTAGTTACCATTGGGATCAACATTTGGTGAATGGAAAG GATCAGAATGACTGGATGGGTCCTCCAAGCAATGCCAATGGATCCACTAAGCCAGTACCCATCAACCCAGACTCCACCTGTGGGGACAAGTGGATATGTGAGCACAGGTGGCGCCAAATCAG GAATATGGTGATTTTTCGCAATGTGGTCAATGGTCAGCCTCTCTCCAATTGGTGGGACAACGGTAATAATCAGATCGCCTTTAGCCGCGGCGACAAGGGATTCATTGTCATCAACAATGATGATTG GGAACTGAATGTGATGCTGGACACTGGCCTGCCCGCCGGCACGTACTGTGATGTCATCTCTGGAGACAAGAGTGGGGACAGCTGCACAGGGAAACAGGCGTCAGTGGGTTCTGATGGACGTGCCACTTTCCACATCAGCCAAACACAGGAGGATCCATTCATTGCCCTCCATGCTGACTCGAAACTGTAG